One genomic segment of Strix aluco isolate bStrAlu1 chromosome 14, bStrAlu1.hap1, whole genome shotgun sequence includes these proteins:
- the LOC141929680 gene encoding hypoxanthine-guanine phosphoribosyltransferase-like isoform X2, with protein sequence MAHGLQIRDEESGYNKNLFCIPKHYEEDLERVFIPHGLILDRTERLARDIMQDMGSHHIVALCVLKGGYKFFADLLDHIKALNQNGDKSVPITVDFVRIKSYCNDSPTEKISIVGEELSTLNGKNVLVVEDVIETGRTMKALLSKLKDNKPKMVKVVSLLVKRTHQSSGYRPDYIGFEIPDKFVVGYALDYNEYFRDLNHICILKEKAKEKYRI encoded by the exons ATGGCTCACGGACTGCAG ATAAGAGATGAAGAAAGTGGCTATAACAAAAATCTATTTTGCATTCCTAAGCATTATGAAGAAGATCTAGAAAGAGTCTTCATTCCCCACGGACTCATCCTGGACAG GACAGAACGTTTGGCTAGAGATATCATGCAAGATATGGGAAGCCATCACATTGTTGCACTCTGTGTCCTTAAAGGAGGCTATAAATTCTTTGCTGACTTGCTGGACCATATAAAAGCACTGAATCAAAATGGTGATAAATCTGTGCCTATTACTGTGGATTTTGTTAGAATAAAAAGCTACTGT AATGATTCACCTACAGAAAAAATCAGTATTGTTGGTGAAGAACTGTCTACACTAAATGGGAAG AATGTGTTGGTAGTAGAG gACGTTATTGAGACTGGTAGAACAATGAAAGCGCTACTTTCAAAACTAAAAGACAACAAACCAAAGATGGTAAAAGTTGTAAG CCTGCTTGTTAAAAGGACACATCAAAGTTCAGGTTACAGACCAGACT ATATAGGCTTTGAAATTCCAGATAAATTTGTGGTTGGATATGCTCTTGATTACAATGAATACTTCAGAGATCTGAAC
- the LOC141929680 gene encoding hypoxanthine-guanine phosphoribosyltransferase-like isoform X1 has translation MALFLLLELFAFHLQIRDEESGYNKNLFCIPKHYEEDLERVFIPHGLILDRTERLARDIMQDMGSHHIVALCVLKGGYKFFADLLDHIKALNQNGDKSVPITVDFVRIKSYCNDSPTEKISIVGEELSTLNGKNVLVVEDVIETGRTMKALLSKLKDNKPKMVKVVSLLVKRTHQSSGYRPDYIGFEIPDKFVVGYALDYNEYFRDLNHICILKEKAKEKYRI, from the exons ATGGCTCTGTTTTTACTCTTAGAGTTATTTGCCTTTCACTTGCAGATAAGAGATGAAGAAAGTGGCTATAACAAAAATCTATTTTGCATTCCTAAGCATTATGAAGAAGATCTAGAAAGAGTCTTCATTCCCCACGGACTCATCCTGGACAG GACAGAACGTTTGGCTAGAGATATCATGCAAGATATGGGAAGCCATCACATTGTTGCACTCTGTGTCCTTAAAGGAGGCTATAAATTCTTTGCTGACTTGCTGGACCATATAAAAGCACTGAATCAAAATGGTGATAAATCTGTGCCTATTACTGTGGATTTTGTTAGAATAAAAAGCTACTGT AATGATTCACCTACAGAAAAAATCAGTATTGTTGGTGAAGAACTGTCTACACTAAATGGGAAG AATGTGTTGGTAGTAGAG gACGTTATTGAGACTGGTAGAACAATGAAAGCGCTACTTTCAAAACTAAAAGACAACAAACCAAAGATGGTAAAAGTTGTAAG CCTGCTTGTTAAAAGGACACATCAAAGTTCAGGTTACAGACCAGACT ATATAGGCTTTGAAATTCCAGATAAATTTGTGGTTGGATATGCTCTTGATTACAATGAATACTTCAGAGATCTGAAC